From Paenibacillus sp. PK3_47, the proteins below share one genomic window:
- a CDS encoding Gfo/Idh/MocA family oxidoreductase: MSKKFKIAIIGCGGIANGKHMPSLSRQENAEMVAFCDIVEERAQEAAEKYGAEGAAVYTDFRELLAAGGFDIVHVCTPNDSHSEITVAALEAGNHVMCEKPMAKTTAQAQEMLEAARRTGKKLSIAYQNRFRADSEYLKGLCEGGELGDIYYGKAIALRRRAVPTWGVFLDEEKQGGGPLIDIGTHALDLTLWLMDNYKPRMVVGSTFHKLGQRKNAANAFGPWDPEQFKVEDSAFGFITMENGATISLESSWALNVSEFGEAKTLLAGTEGGADMKDGLRLNGERAGRLYETKVDLSSGGVAFYSGAAESEADREARLWLEAIRDDKDPVVLPEQALVVTQILEAVYESARTGRAVYFDGSSDN, encoded by the coding sequence ATGTCTAAGAAATTCAAAATTGCAATCATCGGCTGCGGAGGTATCGCAAACGGTAAACATATGCCAAGCTTGTCCCGTCAGGAAAATGCTGAAATGGTGGCATTCTGTGACATCGTGGAGGAACGCGCCCAAGAGGCTGCTGAGAAGTACGGCGCTGAGGGAGCGGCAGTTTATACGGATTTCCGTGAACTTCTGGCAGCCGGCGGATTTGACATTGTGCATGTATGTACGCCAAATGACAGCCACTCCGAAATTACTGTTGCCGCGCTTGAGGCCGGCAATCACGTAATGTGCGAGAAGCCAATGGCCAAGACTACGGCACAGGCTCAAGAAATGCTGGAAGCAGCACGCCGTACCGGCAAAAAGCTGTCGATTGCTTACCAGAACCGTTTCCGTGCGGACAGCGAGTATCTCAAAGGTCTCTGCGAAGGCGGAGAACTGGGCGATATTTACTATGGCAAGGCCATTGCACTTCGCCGCCGCGCCGTTCCTACATGGGGCGTATTCCTGGATGAAGAGAAGCAAGGCGGCGGACCGCTTATTGATATCGGAACCCATGCGCTTGATCTGACGCTGTGGCTGATGGACAACTACAAACCGCGTATGGTAGTCGGATCGACCTTCCATAAGCTTGGACAACGCAAAAATGCGGCCAATGCCTTCGGTCCTTGGGATCCGGAACAATTCAAGGTGGAAGATTCCGCATTCGGCTTCATTACTATGGAGAACGGTGCGACAATCTCGCTGGAATCCAGCTGGGCGCTGAACGTCTCCGAATTCGGCGAAGCCAAAACGCTTCTCGCCGGTACAGAAGGCGGTGCGGATATGAAGGACGGACTTCGTCTGAACGGCGAACGCGCCGGCCGCCTGTACGAAACCAAGGTGGATCTCTCTTCCGGCGGCGTAGCCTTCTACAGCGGGGCTGCGGAGTCTGAAGCGGACCGTGAAGCACGGCTCTGGCTGGAAGCGATCAGAGATGACAAGGATCCTGTCGTTCTGCCTGAACAGGCCCTGGTTGTAACCCAAATTCTTGAGGCTGTATATGAATCGGCCCGCACAGGCCGCGCAGTTTATTTTGACGGAA
- a CDS encoding TetR/AcrR family transcriptional regulator produces the protein MPKLVNHEERRRQLAEAAWRIIRREGMEGVSVRSVAQEAGMSLGSLRHYFDTQSELLAFSMKMVSDQVNARMEALEFTDHPVEDIERFIGELMPLDDERHTEAEVWLAFSVKAVTVPELQKLQEEVHSALYEGFTKAIYYLAARGMLKEGVDQRAEAMKLHALVDGLVLHHTTRPEQVSREDIAGLVSSHVRSLLQ, from the coding sequence ATGCCTAAATTAGTGAATCATGAGGAAAGACGCAGACAATTAGCAGAAGCAGCCTGGCGGATTATCCGCCGCGAGGGAATGGAAGGCGTATCTGTCCGGAGTGTCGCCCAGGAGGCCGGCATGTCGCTCGGCTCGCTGCGCCATTATTTTGACACCCAGTCTGAGCTGCTTGCTTTTTCAATGAAAATGGTCTCGGATCAGGTCAACGCCAGAATGGAAGCCCTTGAATTTACGGATCATCCGGTAGAAGACATCGAACGTTTTATCGGGGAGCTGATGCCGCTCGATGACGAGCGGCATACCGAAGCGGAAGTGTGGCTGGCTTTCTCGGTAAAAGCCGTTACGGTCCCGGAGCTGCAGAAGCTGCAGGAGGAAGTACATAGTGCACTATATGAAGGCTTCACCAAAGCGATTTATTATCTGGCGGCCCGCGGAATGTTAAAGGAGGGAGTGGACCAGCGGGCTGAAGCAATGAAACTGCATGCGCTCGTGGACGGGCTGGTGCTGCATCATACCACCCGGCCGGAGCAGGTATCACGTGAGGATATAGCCGGTCTGGTGTCGTCCCATGTGCGGAGTCTGCTGCAATAA
- a CDS encoding TIGR00266 family protein, producing MRYEILYDGAFAMLKVHLNPGEGVKAEMGAMVAMSPDVELRGTVDGGLMRGLGRMLSGEKFFFQELTAVRRESEVLLSPGAIGDIQAIELDGSYRLFVQKDGFLAGTQGIQVNTKMQNLTRGLFSGEGFFIIEISGKGTVFLSSFGAIHAINLGPGEEMIIDNGHLVAWPDYMDYKVEKAASGWLNSLTSGEALVCRFRGEGVVLVQTRNPGSFGTWIRSFVPSRP from the coding sequence ATGAGATATGAGATTCTATATGATGGGGCTTTTGCCATGCTTAAAGTGCACCTGAATCCGGGCGAAGGCGTCAAAGCAGAGATGGGGGCCATGGTTGCCATGTCTCCCGATGTGGAGCTCAGAGGAACAGTGGACGGCGGACTGATGCGCGGGCTTGGGCGGATGCTCAGCGGGGAGAAATTTTTCTTCCAGGAGCTGACTGCTGTCCGGAGGGAAAGCGAAGTGCTGCTCTCACCGGGAGCGATCGGGGATATTCAGGCTATTGAGCTTGACGGATCGTACAGGCTGTTTGTGCAAAAAGACGGCTTTCTCGCCGGCACGCAGGGCATCCAGGTCAACACCAAAATGCAGAATCTTACCCGCGGCCTATTCTCCGGCGAAGGGTTCTTCATAATCGAGATCAGCGGCAAAGGAACCGTGTTCCTCTCCTCCTTCGGGGCCATCCATGCGATTAATCTCGGTCCGGGCGAAGAAATGATTATCGACAACGGGCATCTGGTCGCCTGGCCGGATTATATGGACTATAAGGTGGAAAAAGCAGCCTCCGGCTGGCTGAACAGCCTGACCAGCGGCGAGGCCCTTGTCTGCCGGTTCCGCGGCGAAGGCGTGGTGCTCGTGCAGACCCGCAATCCCGGGAGCTTCGGCACCTGGATCAGATCGTTTGTGCCCAGCCGCCCTTAA
- a CDS encoding AraC family transcriptional regulator: protein MQSTNTCQVYTAGFSFHRKPFQMSRNDGVQNYLLRLQTEGRSRTRIDGAIAPVEAGDLMLFAPQDPYYLSIEKENYPVGKPRIESGDYHIFCGGPWIEEWWNRKQRPALLRLPMSDNFLSLFRQLVLEQRRLSDSSPEISSCYLQIICMEIDRLMIEQPVITPKGYLAYRMKQYVEEHAAVSFRLEDVAAHVDISVSRAVHLFKEAFGTSIVKYVNDVRLEMARERITFSPMPLEHVSETCGFANYTYFHRIFRSRYGMSPKEYRVHSREQK, encoded by the coding sequence ATGCAATCTACCAATACCTGCCAAGTATACACAGCCGGATTCTCATTTCACCGCAAACCGTTTCAGATGTCACGCAATGACGGCGTCCAGAATTACCTGCTCCGTCTGCAGACGGAAGGGCGCAGCCGGACCCGGATTGACGGAGCAATTGCTCCGGTCGAAGCCGGTGACCTTATGCTGTTCGCACCGCAGGATCCCTACTACTTGAGTATCGAAAAAGAGAACTACCCCGTCGGCAAGCCGCGGATTGAAAGCGGGGACTATCATATTTTTTGCGGAGGACCTTGGATCGAGGAATGGTGGAACCGGAAGCAGCGTCCCGCCCTGCTCCGTCTGCCGATGAGCGATAATTTTCTCAGCCTGTTCCGCCAGCTTGTGCTGGAGCAGCGCCGCTTGTCCGATTCCTCACCGGAGATTTCGTCTTGTTACCTGCAGATTATATGTATGGAAATTGACAGGCTGATGATAGAGCAGCCGGTGATTACGCCAAAGGGTTATCTTGCTTACCGCATGAAGCAGTATGTCGAAGAGCATGCCGCAGTTTCTTTCCGGCTGGAGGATGTGGCCGCACATGTCGATATTTCGGTCTCCCGGGCTGTTCATCTCTTTAAAGAGGCCTTCGGGACAAGCATTGTCAAATATGTAAATGATGTGAGACTGGAAATGGCCCGCGAGCGCATCACCTTCAGCCCTATGCCGCTGGAGCATGTCTCCGAAACCTGCGGCTTCGCCAACTACACTTATTTCCACCGCATTTTCAGGAGCAGGTACGGCATGTCGCCCAAAGAATACCGCGTACATAGCAGAGAACAGAAATAA
- a CDS encoding sugar phosphate isomerase/epimerase has protein sequence MLKIGLQLYTLREELEQDFEGTLRKVAELGYAGVEFFHFFGRTADEVKELLRETGLVALGAHRPYDAMLNDTEQEISYNLAIGNRNVIIPFLTEEQRNWEEVAANLRIIGEKCKAQGAVLSYHNHDFEFTEHYGERTAFDGIFEEVPADLLQVELDTCWVHFAGYDPVEYINKYAGRLPIIHLKDLKKREDGSPETVVLGEGEINLAAILEAAAAAGVEWAVVEQDYCSRSPLESVSDSMKWVKTYANQGGKVNV, from the coding sequence ATGTTGAAGATTGGTCTACAGCTCTATACGCTCCGGGAAGAACTGGAACAGGATTTCGAAGGCACGCTTCGCAAGGTAGCAGAGCTGGGGTATGCCGGAGTGGAATTTTTCCACTTTTTTGGCCGGACCGCAGACGAAGTAAAGGAACTGCTCCGGGAAACCGGACTGGTTGCTCTTGGAGCTCATCGTCCGTATGATGCCATGCTTAACGATACGGAACAGGAAATCAGCTACAATCTGGCCATCGGCAACCGCAACGTGATCATTCCATTCCTGACTGAAGAACAGCGCAACTGGGAAGAAGTAGCCGCGAACCTGCGGATTATCGGTGAGAAATGCAAAGCGCAGGGCGCAGTGCTTTCTTATCATAACCATGACTTTGAATTTACTGAGCATTATGGAGAGCGTACAGCTTTTGACGGGATTTTTGAAGAAGTGCCGGCCGATCTGCTTCAGGTGGAGCTGGACACGTGCTGGGTACACTTCGCAGGTTATGACCCTGTAGAATACATTAATAAATACGCAGGACGCCTGCCGATCATTCACCTGAAGGATTTGAAAAAACGTGAAGACGGTTCTCCGGAGACTGTGGTGCTTGGAGAAGGGGAAATCAATCTTGCCGCCATTCTGGAAGCTGCAGCTGCTGCAGGCGTGGAATGGGCGGTCGTAGAGCAGGATTACTGCAGCCGTTCACCGCTTGAGAGTGTAAGTGACAGCATGAAATGGGTTAAAACATATGCCAATCAAGGAGGAAAAGTTAATGTCTAA